In Fusobacterium varium, the genomic window ATTATTTTCTTATTTAAAGCAAATGCTATATTATATAATCCAGAATCTGGTCCTATAAATAATTCTGAATCTTTTATTGCTTGCATTACATCTTGTAATTCTAATTTATCAACCATATTTTTTATAGATTTATTATTAAATTCTTCTTCTAATTTATTTGCTGTAACTTTTTGTTTTTTTCCACTTCCCAATAAATAAATATCTTTACCTTGAAATTCTTTTAATAATATCTCTATATACTTTTTATAATTTTCATAAGTTGGAGTTTTTTCATCTCCTGCTGATCCAACAGCTACTACAATTATATCTTTATATTTCGTTTGAGAAAAATATTTAGTAATATTTGGTTTAATATCATCTAAGTTAAACTTTCTATTTAAAATATTTTCTAATAAATAAATATGTTTTTCTAAAATATAATCTACTGATTTAGACATATCATATTTTTTACCAGAATAAATATATTCCATCTCTTCTGGTAAATATGAATGATTCATTACTGCTACTTTACCAAATCCTATTCTATTTAATTTTCTATACAATTTAATCTTATAAAAAATATTCCATTTTGTTTCATCTACAAAAATATTTTTGTATTCTTGTATCTCATATAAAACTTTCCATTTATTTTTACATAAAATATATGTATTATCTTTCCCATATTCATTAGATAAAATTTCAATAGTTTTACTTTTAACAATATTGTCTCCTAAAGCATCCATAGTAACTATTAACAAGTTATTTGATTCTTTTTCTTTTTTTAACCTATAATCTAATAAAAATATTTTTATAAAAAAACTTTTTATTTTTCTTTTTAAATAAGATGTTTTTAATATTCTTAACTTTGCCATTTTCTCTCCCTAGTTATTGATTATCTTATCAATCTCTTCCAACTTAAATTTATTTATATCTGATTCTTCCCCTTTTTTCACATCTAAATCTCTAGAAAAAACTTGAACTGCACCACTATAATTTGGACTCCATAAATTTTTATTTTTCACTTCTATATTTAAATCTTCTCTATATACAGCTATCATTTTTTTCTTAAAAGCTGCTGCAATATGAACTATTGAAGTATCTGGTGTTATTACAAAATCTGCCTTTTTTATTAAAAAAGCTGTTTCCATAATACTATCCAATTTTGCAAAAAAAACATCTTCCGAATACTCTTTTATAATATTTTCTATCTCTTCTTCACGTTTCTTCTCTCCAATTAAAAATACTACTCTATTCTCTTTTTTTAAAATTATATCAATTATCCCTTTAATTTTTTCTCTATTAAAATCTCTATGTTTACTAGCTGCAAATGGATTTAATACAAAAATTTTCTTATCTCTAAAATTATTTAATAATACTTCAACATTTTGCTTTTCTTTCTCTGTAAAATGTAAATCGTAATCTAAATTAGGATTCTTTATTCCAATCTCTTCCAAAACTTTTTTATAAACTTCTACAATATGAAACTCTCCTTTAGGAAAACTATAACTTTTATCAAATAATTTCCAATCCTCTCTATTTAATCCCATATTATATCTAGCCTTACATAAATTAATTAACATCATTTGATTTACTCTTAACATTTCCGAAAAATCTATCAATAAATCATATTCTTCTTTACTTATCTCATTAGCTAATTCTTTTATCTTTTTACTATTTTTTTCATAGTTATATATCTTATCTATATATGGATTATTTTTTATTATCTCTTTAGCTGCTCCTCTTGCTACAACTCCTATCTTCATACTTGGATACTGTTTCTTTATTTCTCTAAACATAACAGTATTAACTACCATATCTCCTATTTTACCATCATATCTTAAAAAGAGAATTGATTTTATACTATTTTTTTCAATAAAATTTCCAGCTACTATCTTTTCTTTTTTTTCTTTTCTATCCCAAATATATCTTCCTATTTTTAATCTTTTTTCTCTCATATAATCTTGAAAAATTCTGTTTAATTTTCGTATCATATTTACCCTCTTTTATTTTTATATTTTTTTGCTTTGTATTGAGCATATCTAGGTGATATTTTTCTAAAAAAATCCAATAAAGAAGTTTTATCAATAGCAGTTCTTCTTATGTCGTATAGATCATCTGTAAAAATTCCAGCTCCTGTATCTGTTGATACTGCAAAGTCATATCCTGCTTCTTTTACTAATTTTTTAGTTTCCTCTTTTCTATGTCCATAAGGATAAGCAAATACAGTTAATTTTTTATTTAATCTTTCCTCTGTTATCTCTTTATCCTCTCTTATCTCTCTTTCTGCTATCTCTTTTTCTGCTTTATGAAAATCTAAGTGTGTCAAAGTATGTCCACCAAATTCTACCAGTCCACTATCTTGCATTTCTAGTATTTCTTCTGTTGACATCAAATAAAATTTCTTTTCATTGTCACTTTCTATTGTCCATTTATTGTAATTTAAACCTGAAACTAAAAAAATTACTGCTTTCATACTATATTTTTTTAATAAAGGAAACAATATCTCATAGTTATCTTTATAGCCATCATCAACAGTTAAAATTATATATTTCTTAAAAAATCTATTTTGAAGTCCTATACTTTTTAACTCTTCAAATGTAATTGTTTCATAATTTAAAAATTTTAGTATTTTTAATTGTAGTTCAAAAGTTTTTTCAGTTACAAAAAGTTTTATTTTTCCTCCAGCTCTTTTATTCTTTACAAATTGATGATACATTAAAACAGGTATTTCATATCTTTTTATTTTTGCATAATGATCTTCAAAATCTAAAACACTTTCTATTTTTCCATATAGATATGGTACTTTTAAAATTTTTTCACAGAAATTTAAAACAGTTTTTTCTTCTTTGCTATAAATAATACTTCCTTTATTAAAAAAACAAAATATTATAGCTTGCATTAAATTTAAGTTTTTTAATAAATTTCTTTTTTGGTTAATTCTTTCTATATATTGCTTCTCTTTATCAATTAATACTATATTCATAACTCATCTATAAACCTTTCTATCTCTCCTTTTACAATATTTCTATCATAATTTTTAGCTCTTTCAAATCCTTTTATTTCATATTTTTTTCTTTCTTCATCATTTATTAAAAAATAATAAAGTTCCTTTTTTAAGTCTTCTTTATCATTTTTTATCAATTTACCATAAATAGAATTCTTATCTAATAATTCTCTTGTACCATTATTTCCAACTGCAATTACCATTTTTTGCAAAACCATTGCTTCTATTGAAGTTAATGATAATCCCTCATTTTTTGAAGTACTTACATATAACTTAGATTTTTTCATATACTTATATGGATTTTGTTTTTGTC contains:
- a CDS encoding glycosyltransferase family 9 protein, encoding MIRKLNRIFQDYMREKRLKIGRYIWDRKEKKEKIVAGNFIEKNSIKSILFLRYDGKIGDMVVNTVMFREIKKQYPSMKIGVVARGAAKEIIKNNPYIDKIYNYEKNSKKIKELANEISKEEYDLLIDFSEMLRVNQMMLINLCKARYNMGLNREDWKLFDKSYSFPKGEFHIVEVYKKVLEEIGIKNPNLDYDLHFTEKEKQNVEVLLNNFRDKKIFVLNPFAASKHRDFNREKIKGIIDIILKKENRVVFLIGEKKREEEIENIIKEYSEDVFFAKLDSIMETAFLIKKADFVITPDTSIVHIAAAFKKKMIAVYREDLNIEVKNKNLWSPNYSGAVQVFSRDLDVKKGEESDINKFKLEEIDKIINN
- a CDS encoding polysaccharide deacetylase family protein; protein product: MYHQFVKNKRAGGKIKLFVTEKTFELQLKILKFLNYETITFEELKSIGLQNRFFKKYIILTVDDGYKDNYEILFPLLKKYSMKAVIFLVSGLNYNKWTIESDNEKKFYLMSTEEILEMQDSGLVEFGGHTLTHLDFHKAEKEIAEREIREDKEITEERLNKKLTVFAYPYGHRKEETKKLVKEAGYDFAVSTDTGAGIFTDDLYDIRRTAIDKTSLLDFFRKISPRYAQYKAKKYKNKRG